In Clostridium cagae, one genomic interval encodes:
- the rpsK gene encoding 30S ribosomal protein S11, with the protein MAQKVKKTRRRKERKNVEHGAAHIKSTFNNSIVTLTDAVGNALSWSSAGALGFRGSRKSTPFAAQMAAETAAKSAMEHGLKSIEVYVKGPGSGREAAIRSLQAAGLEVTLIKDVTPIPHNGCRPPKRRRV; encoded by the coding sequence ATGGCTCAAAAAGTTAAGAAAACTAGAAGAAGAAAAGAAAGAAAAAATGTTGAGCATGGCGCAGCGCACATAAAGTCAACTTTCAATAATTCAATAGTTACTTTAACAGATGCAGTAGGTAATGCTTTATCATGGTCAAGTGCAGGTGCACTAGGCTTTAGAGGATCAAGAAAAAGCACTCCATTTGCAGCTCAAATGGCAGCTGAAACAGCAGCTAAATCAGCTATGGAACATGGATTAAAAAGTATAGAAGTTTATGTAAAAGGTCCAGGTTCAGGAAGAGAAGCAGCTATAAGATCTTTACAAGCAGCTGGATTAGAAGTAACTTTAATAAAAGATGTTACTCCAATTCCACACAATGGTTGTAGACCACCAAAGAGAAGAAGAGTTTAA
- a CDS encoding energy-coupling factor transporter ATPase has translation MSIKVENLTHTYMPKTPFEKVALDNVNIEIEDGEFVALIGHTGSGKSTFIQHLNGLLEATSGTIIVDGLDITKKQINLTDVRKKVGLVFQYPEYQIFEETIAKDIAFGPKNLGLTEDEIKTRVIESMKMVGLDYETYKDQSPFDLSGGQKRRVAIAGVIAMKPTTLILDEPTAGLDPKGRDDILEQISKLHKEYNMTIILVSHSMEDVAKIAQRIVVMNHGKVELQGKPSEVFKEVDKLEKIGLGVPQVTYLVRELRKKGFEISDDIFTIEGAKKELLRILKERN, from the coding sequence ATGTCAATTAAAGTAGAAAATTTAACACATACATATATGCCTAAAACACCTTTTGAAAAAGTTGCTTTAGATAATGTTAACATAGAAATAGAAGATGGTGAATTTGTAGCATTAATTGGACATACAGGTTCTGGAAAATCTACTTTTATTCAACATTTAAATGGTTTGTTAGAAGCTACAAGTGGAACTATAATTGTTGATGGACTTGATATAACAAAAAAACAAATAAATCTAACTGATGTAAGAAAAAAAGTTGGACTTGTATTTCAATATCCAGAATATCAAATATTTGAAGAAACTATAGCCAAAGATATAGCTTTTGGACCTAAAAATTTGGGATTAACTGAAGATGAGATAAAAACCAGAGTAATTGAATCTATGAAAATGGTTGGTTTAGACTACGAGACATATAAAGATCAATCTCCATTTGATTTAAGTGGAGGACAAAAAAGAAGAGTAGCTATAGCTGGTGTTATTGCAATGAAGCCAACTACGTTAATATTAGATGAACCAACAGCGGGATTAGATCCTAAAGGAAGAGATGATATACTAGAACAAATTTCTAAACTTCATAAAGAATACAATATGACTATTATACTAGTTAGCCATAGTATGGAAGATGTGGCTAAGATAGCTCAAAGAATAGTTGTTATGAATCATGGAAAGGTTGAATTACAAGGTAAACCTTCAGAGGTATTTAAGGAAGTAGATAAGTTAGAAAAGATAGGATTAGGAGTTCCTCAAGTTACGTATTTAGTAAGAGAGCTTAGAAAAAAAGGTTTTGAAATATCAGATGATATTTTTACAATAGAGGGAGCTAAAAAGGAATTACTAAGGATTTTGAAAGAAAGAAATTAA
- the secY gene encoding preprotein translocase subunit SecY encodes MLQTLRNAFKVSELRKKFFWIILLVAVFRIGSHIPVPGINADYLKSISQSGGLLSFYDLLSGGAFSRFSIFALGVMPYINASIIMQLLTVAIPQLEQLSKEGEDGRKKIQNATRYVSLGISFILAFGIYATISNSGATAGIKTSEMLVIIFALVVGSTFCMWLGDQLTVNGIGNGTSILIFVNIVSRIPMTMGSIAASKQAGNVSIIEVALFAAFFVALLAIVLYFSLAERRIPVQYAGKAVGGSKMMRNQTSHIPLSIIGSAVIAIIFAMSVMDFPRTIATFVPNKSWAMWILTNKTCVFNSESWMYIVLYAILTLFFTWFYTQITFKPDEMAENLHKSTGFIPGVRPGEATTRYFERILNRVSVIGGILAAILAVTPTIVQNYTEFKNISFSGTALLIIIGVALDFNRQVESQMTMRHYKGFLK; translated from the coding sequence GTGCTTCAAACTTTACGTAACGCATTTAAGGTTTCTGAACTAAGGAAGAAATTTTTTTGGATAATCTTATTGGTTGCAGTTTTCAGGATAGGAAGTCATATTCCTGTTCCTGGAATCAATGCTGATTATTTAAAAAGCATATCCCAATCAGGTGGTTTACTAAGTTTTTATGATTTATTATCAGGAGGAGCTTTTAGTAGATTCAGTATATTTGCATTAGGTGTTATGCCTTATATTAATGCATCAATCATAATGCAATTATTAACTGTTGCCATTCCTCAATTAGAACAACTTTCTAAAGAGGGTGAGGATGGAAGAAAGAAAATTCAAAATGCTACTCGTTATGTATCACTTGGAATATCATTTATTTTAGCTTTTGGAATATATGCAACTATTTCTAATAGTGGAGCTACAGCAGGAATAAAGACTAGTGAAATGTTAGTTATAATATTTGCACTAGTTGTGGGATCAACTTTCTGTATGTGGTTAGGTGATCAATTAACTGTTAATGGAATTGGAAACGGAACTTCAATATTAATTTTTGTTAATATAGTTTCAAGAATTCCAATGACTATGGGTTCAATTGCTGCTTCTAAACAAGCAGGAAATGTGAGCATAATAGAAGTGGCATTATTTGCAGCATTCTTTGTTGCATTATTAGCTATTGTACTTTATTTCTCATTAGCTGAAAGAAGAATACCAGTTCAATATGCTGGTAAAGCTGTTGGCGGAAGTAAAATGATGAGAAATCAAACAAGTCATATACCATTAAGTATTATAGGATCAGCAGTTATTGCGATAATATTTGCAATGTCTGTTATGGATTTTCCTAGAACAATAGCTACTTTTGTTCCAAACAAAAGTTGGGCAATGTGGATTTTAACTAATAAAACATGTGTTTTTAATTCTGAAAGTTGGATGTATATAGTGTTATACGCTATACTTACATTATTCTTCACATGGTTCTATACACAAATAACGTTTAAGCCTGATGAAATGGCTGAAAACTTACATAAATCTACAGGATTTATACCAGGTGTAAGACCAGGAGAAGCAACAACAAGATATTTTGAAAGAATTCTTAATAGAGTTTCAGTAATAGGCGGAATATTGGCAGCTATTTTAGCTGTAACACCAACTATAGTTCAAAATTATACAGAATTTAAAAATATATCTTTCTCAGGAACGGCACTTTTAATCATTATAGGTGTAGCATTAGATTTCAACAGACAAGTTGAATCACAAATGACAATGCGTCACTATAAAGGATTTCTAAAATAG
- the rplQ gene encoding 50S ribosomal protein L17: MAGYRKLGLPTDQRRAMLRNLVTSLLKHGKIETTVTRAKETRSIAEKMITLGKRGDLHARRQALAFIQEELVVKNLFDNVAPKYAERNGGYTRMYKKGPRRGDGAEVVILELV, from the coding sequence ATGGCAGGTTATCGTAAGTTAGGTCTACCTACAGACCAAAGAAGAGCTATGCTAAGAAATCTTGTTACAAGTTTATTAAAACACGGCAAAATCGAAACAACTGTAACAAGAGCTAAGGAAACTAGATCTATTGCAGAAAAAATGATTACTCTTGGAAAAAGAGGAGATCTTCATGCAAGAAGACAGGCGTTAGCTTTTATACAAGAAGAATTAGTTGTTAAAAATTTATTTGATAACGTAGCTCCTAAATACGCTGAAAGAAATGGCGGATATACAAGAATGTATAAAAAAGGTCCTAGAAGAGGAGACGGAGCTGAAGTAGTAATACTTGAATTAGTATAA
- a CDS encoding adenylate kinase: MKIVLLGPPGAGKGTQAKSISNRYSIPHISTGDIFRKNISENTPLGMEARSYMDKGLLVPDEVTINMVKNRLQEEDCLSGYLLDGFPRTVAQAEALNEFLENRNEQLDTALLIDVPSEFILDRMTGRRVCTSCGGSFHIKFNPPTIDGKCNLCGSDIVQRKDDTVETVKERIDVYDKQTQPLIEFYKSKNLLSMVDGTKAIDQVFEDICKLLGEQ; the protein is encoded by the coding sequence GTGAAGATAGTATTACTAGGTCCTCCAGGAGCAGGAAAAGGAACACAGGCAAAATCAATTAGTAATAGATATTCAATACCACATATTTCTACTGGAGATATTTTTAGAAAAAATATTTCTGAAAATACTCCACTTGGTATGGAAGCAAGAAGCTATATGGATAAAGGTTTATTGGTTCCAGACGAAGTTACTATTAATATGGTTAAGAATAGATTACAAGAAGAAGATTGTTTATCAGGATATCTATTAGATGGTTTCCCAAGAACTGTAGCACAAGCTGAAGCTCTTAATGAGTTCCTTGAAAATAGAAACGAACAATTAGATACAGCACTATTAATTGATGTACCTAGTGAGTTTATATTAGATAGAATGACAGGCAGAAGAGTTTGTACATCATGTGGAGGAAGTTTTCATATTAAATTTAATCCACCAACAATTGATGGAAAATGTAACTTGTGTGGAAGTGATATTGTACAAAGAAAAGACGATACAGTTGAAACTGTGAAGGAAAGAATCGATGTATATGATAAACAAACACAACCACTAATTGAGTTTTACAAGAGTAAAAATTTACTTTCAATGGTAGATGGTACAAAAGCTATTGATCAAGTATTTGAAGATATTTGCAAATTACTAGGAGAGCAATAA
- the truA gene encoding tRNA pseudouridine(38-40) synthase TruA, giving the protein MRNIKLIIEFDGTNFCGWQRQIKDRTVQGCLEKAILKITGEKSLTNGSSRTDGGVHAKAMVANFITNSSIPGEKFREALNTKLPDDIAVIKSEEVDMDFHARYSSKGKMYSYTIVNRYEKLSFGKQYVHHVRKELNVEDMKKACECFIGKHDFKAFMSPGSSAKTTVRTIQEFYIEKNENVIKIFISADGFLYNMVRIIVGTLINIGTGKTKLEDVDNIINDGIRKRSGMCVPPNGLVLEKVFY; this is encoded by the coding sequence ATGAGAAATATAAAATTAATAATTGAATTTGATGGTACTAATTTTTGTGGATGGCAAAGGCAAATTAAAGACAGAACTGTACAAGGTTGTTTAGAAAAGGCTATTTTAAAAATTACAGGAGAAAAGAGTTTGACTAATGGAAGCTCTAGAACTGATGGTGGTGTTCATGCTAAGGCTATGGTAGCAAACTTCATTACTAATAGCAGTATACCAGGAGAAAAGTTTAGAGAAGCATTAAACACTAAATTACCTGATGACATTGCAGTAATAAAATCTGAAGAAGTAGATATGGATTTTCATGCACGATATTCTTCTAAAGGGAAAATGTATTCTTACACGATTGTTAATAGATATGAAAAGCTGTCTTTTGGAAAACAATATGTACATCATGTTAGAAAAGAATTAAATGTTGAAGACATGAAAAAGGCTTGTGAATGCTTTATAGGTAAACATGATTTTAAGGCTTTTATGTCACCAGGAAGTTCAGCAAAAACAACAGTCAGAACTATACAAGAATTTTACATAGAAAAAAATGAAAATGTTATTAAAATTTTTATAAGTGCTGATGGCTTTTTATACAATATGGTGAGAATAATAGTAGGTACATTGATTAATATTGGAACAGGAAAAACAAAGCTTGAAGACGTTGATAACATAATAAATGATGGAATCAGAAAAAGATCAGGAATGTGTGTGCCACCTAATGGTTTAGTTTTAGAAAAAGTTTTTTATTAA
- the rpsD gene encoding 30S ribosomal protein S4, protein MARYTGATCRLCRREGMKLFLKGDRCFTDKCAFVRRSYAPGQHGASKKKMSNYGIQLREKQKARRIYGILEGQFRTYYEKAEHMKGITGENLLKLLEMRLDNVVYRLGYGASRNEARQLVTHGHFLVNGKKVDICSYHVSMNDVITVCEKSRSSEKFKTFVENPKTLPKWLEANVDNYEGKVVAEPSREDIDVPVNETLIVELYSK, encoded by the coding sequence ATGGCAAGATATACTGGAGCTACATGCAGACTATGTAGAAGAGAAGGTATGAAATTATTCCTTAAAGGGGATAGATGTTTTACAGATAAATGTGCTTTTGTTAGAAGAAGCTACGCACCAGGACAACATGGAGCAAGCAAGAAGAAAATGTCAAACTATGGCATTCAATTAAGAGAAAAACAAAAAGCAAGAAGAATATACGGAATTTTAGAAGGCCAATTCAGAACATACTATGAAAAGGCTGAACACATGAAGGGTATAACAGGTGAAAACCTACTTAAATTACTAGAAATGAGATTGGATAACGTAGTTTACAGACTAGGTTATGGTGCATCAAGAAATGAAGCTAGACAATTAGTTACTCATGGACATTTCTTAGTAAATGGTAAAAAGGTTGACATTTGTTCATATCATGTTTCAATGAATGATGTAATTACTGTATGCGAAAAAAGCAGATCAAGTGAAAAGTTTAAGACTTTCGTAGAAAATCCAAAAACTTTACCAAAATGGTTAGAAGCTAATGTTGATAACTATGAAGGAAAAGTTGTTGCAGAGCCATCAAGAGAAGATATAGATGTGCCTGTTAACGAAACACTTATTGTTGAGTTATATAGTAAATAA
- the rpsI gene encoding 30S ribosomal protein S9, producing the protein MAKVQYMGTGRRKKSVARVRLVPGNGKVVINKREIETFFGLETLRVIVNQPLVLTGTKDKFDVLVNVHGGGFTGQAGAIRHGITRALVKSDETLRPELKKAGFLTRDPRMKERKKYGLKKARRAPQFSKR; encoded by the coding sequence ATGGCAAAAGTTCAATACATGGGTACTGGAAGAAGAAAGAAATCAGTTGCAAGAGTTAGACTTGTACCAGGAAATGGTAAAGTTGTTATAAATAAAAGAGAAATCGAAACATTCTTCGGTTTAGAAACTTTAAGAGTAATAGTTAACCAACCATTAGTTTTAACTGGAACTAAAGATAAGTTTGATGTTTTAGTAAATGTTCACGGTGGTGGATTTACAGGTCAAGCAGGAGCTATTAGACATGGTATAACTAGAGCATTAGTTAAATCTGATGAAACTCTAAGACCAGAATTAAAGAAGGCTGGATTCTTAACTAGAGATCCTAGAATGAAGGAAAGAAAGAAATACGGTCTTAAGAAAGCAAGAAGAGCTCCACAATTCTCAAAGAGATAG
- the infA gene encoding translation initiation factor IF-1 has translation MSKDDVIEMQGTVLESLPNAMFQVELESGHKILAHISGKLRMNFIRILPGDKVTVELSPYDLTRGRITWRAK, from the coding sequence ATGTCAAAAGATGATGTTATAGAAATGCAAGGTACAGTACTAGAATCTTTACCGAATGCTATGTTCCAAGTTGAACTTGAAAGCGGTCATAAAATTCTAGCACATATATCAGGAAAATTAAGAATGAACTTCATTAGAATTCTACCAGGCGATAAGGTTACAGTGGAGCTTTCTCCATATGACTTAACTAGAGGAAGAATTACATGGAGAGCAAAATAA
- a CDS encoding energy-coupling factor transporter ATPase, giving the protein MNQEMVNCTDVCFKYIRNEEGAREEKYALKNVNLKVKKGEFLVVLGHNGSGKSTIAKHMNALLTPSSGTVIVDSLNTSEENNLWEIRSRAGMVFQNPDNQLVATIVEEDVAFGPENLGVEAKEIRKRVDESLEKVGMSEYKRHAPHLLSGGQKQRIAIAGILAIQPKCIIFDEPTAMLDPSGRKDVLKTIKDINKNYGITIVLITHYMDEAAQADRIVVMDGGEVKMEGTPKEIFPQVEMMKNIGLDVPQVTELTYELRKEGIDIPKEILNVDEMVNAICQLK; this is encoded by the coding sequence ATGAATCAGGAAATGGTTAATTGCACTGATGTATGTTTCAAATATATCAGAAATGAAGAAGGCGCAAGAGAAGAAAAATATGCACTTAAAAATGTTAACCTTAAAGTTAAAAAAGGAGAATTTTTAGTAGTATTAGGTCATAATGGATCAGGAAAATCCACTATAGCTAAACATATGAATGCATTGCTTACGCCAAGTAGTGGTACTGTAATTGTAGATAGTTTAAATACTAGTGAAGAAAATAATCTATGGGAAATAAGATCTAGAGCTGGAATGGTTTTTCAAAATCCTGATAATCAATTAGTTGCAACAATTGTTGAAGAAGATGTAGCTTTTGGACCTGAAAATCTAGGAGTAGAAGCAAAAGAAATAAGGAAAAGGGTGGATGAAAGTTTAGAAAAAGTTGGAATGAGTGAGTATAAAAGACACGCACCACATCTTTTATCAGGAGGTCAAAAACAAAGAATTGCAATAGCGGGAATATTAGCAATTCAACCTAAATGTATAATTTTTGATGAGCCAACAGCTATGTTAGATCCATCTGGTAGAAAAGATGTTTTAAAAACTATAAAAGATATAAATAAGAATTATGGTATTACTATAGTTTTAATAACTCACTATATGGATGAAGCAGCTCAAGCAGACAGAATTGTAGTTATGGATGGTGGAGAAGTTAAAATGGAAGGAACACCGAAAGAAATTTTTCCACAAGTTGAAATGATGAAGAATATAGGATTAGATGTTCCACAAGTTACAGAGCTAACTTATGAACTTAGAAAAGAAGGAATAGATATTCCAAAAGAAATATTAAATGTAGATGAGATGGTGAATGCGATATGTCAATTAAAGTAG
- the rplM gene encoding 50S ribosomal protein L13, whose translation MKSYIAKAQEVERKWYVVDAAGKPLGRVASQVASILRGKNKPTFTPNVDCGDFVIVINAEEVALTGKKLDQKMLRKHSFYPGGLKETPYREVLAKKPEFAFEEAVRRMLPKGVLGRQMLKKLKVYRGAEHDHAAQKPEVLELKY comes from the coding sequence ATGAAATCATACATTGCGAAAGCACAAGAAGTTGAAAGAAAATGGTATGTTGTTGATGCTGCTGGTAAGCCACTAGGAAGAGTTGCTAGCCAAGTTGCTTCAATTTTAAGAGGAAAAAATAAACCAACATTTACACCAAATGTTGATTGCGGAGATTTCGTTATAGTAATCAATGCAGAAGAGGTGGCTTTAACTGGTAAGAAGTTAGACCAAAAAATGTTAAGAAAGCATAGTTTTTATCCAGGTGGATTAAAGGAAACTCCTTATAGAGAAGTATTAGCTAAGAAGCCTGAATTCGCTTTTGAAGAAGCAGTAAGAAGAATGCTTCCAAAGGGAGTACTAGGAAGACAAATGCTAAAGAAATTAAAAGTATACAGAGGTGCTGAACATGATCACGCAGCTCAAAAACCAGAAGTACTAGAATTAAAGTACTAA
- a CDS encoding DNA-directed RNA polymerase subunit alpha, producing the protein MLEIEKPIIECIEASEDGTYGKYVVEPLERGYGITLGNALRRILLSSLPGVATSSVKIDGVLHEFSTVQGVKEDVTELILNIKSLALRMNGEGPKVIYIDAKGPGEVTGADIKTDGDVEVVNKDLHIATLDDNGRLYMELTVNRGRGYVTQNKNKSDELPISSIAIDSIYTPVKKVNFTVDNTRVGQITDYDKLTLEIWTNGTIKIDEAISLSAKILIEHFKLFMSLTNNTNDVEIMIEKEEDKKEKVLEMTVEELDLSVRSYNCLKRAGINTVQELATKSMDDMMKVRNLGKKSLEEVERKLKELGLCLKLNDE; encoded by the coding sequence ATGTTAGAAATCGAAAAGCCAATAATAGAATGTATCGAAGCTAGTGAAGACGGAACTTATGGAAAATACGTTGTTGAACCACTTGAAAGAGGATATGGTATTACATTAGGAAATGCCCTAAGAAGAATATTATTATCATCTCTTCCAGGAGTAGCAACTAGTTCTGTTAAGATCGATGGAGTTCTTCATGAGTTTTCTACTGTTCAAGGAGTTAAAGAGGATGTTACAGAATTAATTCTTAATATTAAATCTTTAGCTTTAAGAATGAATGGTGAAGGTCCTAAAGTTATCTATATTGATGCTAAAGGACCAGGAGAAGTTACTGGAGCAGATATAAAAACTGACGGAGATGTTGAAGTTGTTAATAAGGATTTACATATAGCAACTTTAGATGACAATGGAAGACTTTATATGGAATTAACAGTTAATAGAGGAAGAGGATACGTTACTCAAAACAAAAATAAGAGTGATGAATTACCAATTTCATCAATAGCTATTGATTCAATCTATACACCAGTAAAAAAAGTTAATTTTACAGTTGACAATACGAGAGTAGGTCAAATTACTGATTATGATAAATTAACTTTAGAAATATGGACTAATGGTACTATAAAGATTGATGAAGCTATAAGTTTATCAGCTAAAATCCTTATAGAACATTTTAAATTATTTATGTCATTAACTAATAATACTAATGATGTTGAAATAATGATAGAAAAAGAAGAAGATAAAAAAGAGAAAGTACTAGAAATGACTGTAGAAGAACTTGATTTATCAGTTAGATCATATAACTGTTTAAAGAGAGCTGGAATTAACACAGTACAAGAACTTGCTACTAAATCAATGGATGATATGATGAAAGTCAGAAATCTAGGAAAGAAATCTTTAGAAGAAGTTGAGAGAAAACTTAAAGAGTTAGGTTTATGCTTAAAACTAAACGATGAGTAA
- the map gene encoding type I methionyl aminopeptidase translates to MIIIKNNDEIALMRKAGRIVAETLLLLEENIKPGITTAELDRVAEEFITKHGAKPSFKGLYGFPSSLCISVNEQVVHGIPGNYKIKDGDIVSIDCGAFIDGFHGDAARTFPIGEVTNNAKRLIDVTKESFFEGIKYAKEGNRLGNISHEIQNYIEAAGFSVVRDFVGHGIGRKLHEDPEVPNFGREGKGTKLLNGMVLAIEPMVNMGNCKVKTLSNGWTVVTADATLSAHYENTVAILPDGPEILTLIK, encoded by the coding sequence ATGATTATCATCAAAAATAATGATGAAATTGCTTTAATGAGGAAAGCAGGTAGAATAGTAGCTGAAACATTATTATTATTGGAAGAAAATATAAAGCCTGGTATAACTACTGCAGAATTAGACAGGGTAGCAGAAGAATTTATAACTAAGCATGGAGCGAAACCGTCCTTTAAAGGACTATATGGTTTTCCTTCGTCACTATGTATTTCTGTGAATGAGCAAGTAGTTCATGGAATACCAGGAAATTATAAAATAAAAGATGGTGACATAGTTAGTATTGACTGTGGAGCTTTCATTGATGGTTTCCATGGAGATGCAGCAAGAACCTTTCCAATTGGAGAAGTTACAAATAATGCTAAGAGATTAATAGATGTAACAAAAGAAAGTTTCTTTGAAGGTATAAAATATGCCAAAGAAGGAAATAGATTAGGTAATATATCACACGAAATACAAAACTACATTGAGGCAGCAGGTTTCTCAGTAGTAAGAGACTTCGTAGGTCATGGGATTGGAAGGAAACTTCATGAAGATCCCGAAGTGCCTAACTTTGGAAGAGAAGGCAAAGGAACGAAATTACTTAATGGAATGGTATTAGCCATAGAACCTATGGTTAATATGGGAAACTGTAAAGTTAAAACTTTAAGTAATGGATGGACAGTTGTAACAGCAGATGCTACTTTATCTGCACATTATGAAAATACAGTTGCAATTTTGCCAGATGGACCAGAGATATTAACACTTATTAAGTAG
- the rpmJ gene encoding 50S ribosomal protein L36: MKVRPSVKPICEKCKVIKRKGRVMVICENPKHKQKQG; this comes from the coding sequence ATGAAAGTAAGACCATCAGTTAAGCCTATTTGCGAAAAGTGCAAAGTAATAAAAAGAAAAGGAAGAGTAATGGTTATCTGTGAAAATCCTAAGCACAAGCAAAAACAAGGTTAA
- a CDS encoding energy-coupling factor transporter transmembrane component T family protein codes for MLKDITIGQYIPGESFIHKLDPRTKIMISILFIVCLFIINKFVGYTFVFVFLASIILIAKIPLRFIFNGLKPVFLLIALTAVLNVFMIKGTPETLLFKVGFLSVYVEGLRLAGFMALRLIFLIVGTSILTLTTSPIELTDGIEKLIRPIGKEMAHELAMMMTIALRFIPTLMDETDKIMKAQKARGADFESGNIISKAKSLVPLLVPLFISSFRRADELAMAMEARGYRGGAGRTRMKVLRFTSKDIIAFVVFSLLILWSLVVRVIL; via the coding sequence ATGTTAAAGGATATTACTATAGGACAATATATACCAGGAGAATCTTTTATTCATAAATTAGATCCAAGAACAAAGATCATGATATCAATACTTTTTATCGTATGTTTATTTATAATTAATAAATTTGTTGGATATACTTTTGTATTCGTATTTTTAGCATCAATAATATTAATTGCAAAAATTCCATTAAGATTTATTTTTAATGGATTGAAACCTGTATTTTTATTAATTGCATTAACAGCTGTTTTAAATGTTTTTATGATTAAAGGTACTCCAGAAACATTATTATTTAAAGTGGGATTTTTATCTGTATACGTAGAAGGTCTTAGATTAGCTGGATTTATGGCATTAAGATTGATATTTTTAATAGTTGGAACATCGATTCTAACATTAACTACATCACCTATAGAACTAACTGATGGAATAGAAAAGTTAATAAGACCTATAGGAAAAGAAATGGCACATGAGCTTGCTATGATGATGACAATTGCATTAAGATTTATTCCAACACTTATGGATGAAACAGATAAGATAATGAAAGCACAAAAAGCGAGAGGTGCTGATTTTGAATCTGGAAATATAATAAGTAAAGCTAAAAGCTTAGTTCCATTATTAGTTCCATTGTTTATAAGCTCCTTTAGAAGAGCAGATGAATTAGCTATGGCTATGGAAGCTAGAGGTTATAGGGGTGGAGCAGGAAGAACAAGAATGAAAGTATTAAGATTTACATCTAAGGATATAATAGCTTTTGTTGTATTTTCACTACTTATATTATGGAGTTTAGTTGTTAGGGTTATTTTATAA
- the rpsM gene encoding 30S ribosomal protein S13: MARIAGVDLPREKRVEIALTYIYGIGLSTSQKILSTTGISPDARVKDLSEDEVNEIRTYINKNLMVEGDLRRDVALNIKRLVEIGSYRGIRHRRGLPVRGQKTKTNARTRKGPKKTMANKKK, encoded by the coding sequence ATGGCAAGAATAGCAGGTGTTGACCTACCAAGAGAAAAAAGAGTTGAAATTGCTTTAACTTATATCTATGGGATAGGTTTATCAACTTCACAAAAAATCTTATCTACAACAGGAATTAGTCCTGATGCTAGAGTAAAAGATTTATCAGAAGACGAAGTAAATGAAATCAGAACTTATATAAATAAGAACTTAATGGTTGAAGGTGACTTAAGAAGAGATGTTGCTTTAAACATTAAGAGATTAGTTGAAATAGGATCATACAGAGGAATAAGACACAGAAGAGGTCTTCCAGTTAGAGGTCAAAAGACTAAAACTAACGCTAGAACTAGAAAAGGTCCTAAAAAAACAATGGCTAATAAAAAGAAATAG